A DNA window from Arachis hypogaea cultivar Tifrunner chromosome 18, arahy.Tifrunner.gnm2.J5K5, whole genome shotgun sequence contains the following coding sequences:
- the LOC112772064 gene encoding uncharacterized protein codes for MEANMTTPHDGEDEEEYVLLDLDAVSNIVNIPPNAKYILTGLDTSNPVLIIDDKLKLIGEYEETIGTCIAFTEQDNPVVHEESGPSDANLFSATRIIDSNQPPTKEVKPLCQLHKVLKFKVSPDSEIQSATTKDAK; via the exons ATGGAGGCAAATATGACAACACCCCATGATGGTGAGGATGAAGAAGAGTATGTTTTGCTTGACTTGGATGCTGTCTCTAACATAGTTAACATTCCACCAAATGCTAAATATATTCTCACT GGCCTTGATACATCAAACCCCGTATTGATCATTGATGACAAGTTGAAGCTG ATTGGGGAGTATGAAGAAACAATCGGCACATGTATAGCCTTCACAGAACAAG ATAACCCCGTGGTTCATGAAGAATCTGGACCATCTGATGCGAACCTTTTCTCTGCAACAAGAATAATCGATTCAAATCAGCCTCCAACAAAGGAAGTGAAACCTCTATGCCAGCTTCATAAGGTTCTCAAGTTTAAAGTCTCACCTGATTCTGAAATTCAAAGTGCAACAACTAAGGATGCCAAATGA
- the LOC140181308 gene encoding protein MAIN-LIKE 1-like produces the protein MPFGECTITLQDVAYQLGLPVDGRYVSGCLTDFHVYIEGGRPAWQWFYELLGVLPPANQIQKFAVNCTWFQKTFGECPEGADEETLFADKSGNRIHIRWLPFVARLEEIGGYSWGSAALAWLYRCMCRVANRHVVKLAGSLQLLQSWIFWRFPGLGLLATMRLAGPLPLGGQDTILD, from the exons atgccgttcggagagtgcaccatCACACTTCAGGACGTCGCGTATCAGTTGGGCCTGCCGGTAGATGGACGTTACGTCAGTGGTTGCCTGACAGACTTCCACGTATACATAGAGGGTGGCAGGCCAGCTTGGCAGTGGTTCTATGAGTTGCTCGGTGTGTTACCTCCCGCGAACCAGATACAGAAGTTTGCAGTGAACTGCACCTGGTTCCAGAAGACCTTTGGAGAGTGCCCCGAGGGGGCAGATGAGGAGACG ctgtttgccgacaagtccggcaaTCGTATTCACATCAGGTGGTTACCGTTTGTGGCTCGGCTAGAGGAGATAGGTGGCTATAGCTGGGGGTCGGCGGCACTAGCATGGTTGTAtcggtgcatgtgccgagtggccAACAGACATGTCGTGAAGTTAGCTGGGTCGTTACAGTTACTTCAGTCTTGGATCTTCTGGCGGTTTCCTGGTTTAGGCCTGCTGGCTACGATGCGTTTAGCTGGTCCCTTGCCTCTAG GTGGTCAGGATACAATCCTGGATTAG
- the LOC112771752 gene encoding plant intracellular Ras-group-related LRR protein 6 isoform X2, translating to MDRVLRAARASGSLNLSNRNLRHVPDEVYRNLDGLGGDDKWWEAVELQKLILAHNSIESLKDDIRNLPCLAVLNLSHNRLSELPAAIGELPQLKLLDVSFNLISKIPEEIGSATSLVKLDCSNNQLKELPSSLGRCLELSDLKGSNNLIASLPEDLANCSKLSKLDMEGNKLTEISENLFSSWTMLTEFNASKNLLNGIPDSIGGLSRLIRLDLHQNRISSIPSSIMGCHSLAEIYLGNNNLSTVPMEIGALSHLGTLDLHSNQLKEYPVEACKLNLLVLNLSNNSLSGLPAEIGKMTTLRKLLLTGNPLRTLRSSLVNGPTQALLKYLRSRLSEAEDSGAVITEKDEVIAMATRLSVTSKEFSMEGLGLNSVPPEVWESGEVMKLDLSKNSIQELPVELSSCVSLQTLILSKNQIKDWPGSILKSLSSLSCLKLDNNPLRQIPSDGFEAVPMLQILDLSGNAASLVDGPSFSCLTHLKELYMRRMQLGEFPSDILKLHQLQILDLKQNSLQSIPVGIKDLTSLKELDLSDNNISALPPELGLLEPSLQALRLDGNPLRSIRRTVLDKGTKAVLNYLKDKLPEQ from the exons ATGGATCGGGTTCTGAGGGCGGCGCGTGCCTCCGGTTCCCTCAACCTCTCAAATCGCAACCTCCG ACACGTTCCCGATGAGGTGTATCGCAATCTCGACGGCCTCGGCGGCGACGACAAGTGGTGGGAG GCTGTGGAGCTTCAGAAGCTGATTTTGGCTCACAATAGCATTGAGTCTTTGAAGGATGATATTCGCAACTTGCCTTGCCTTGCTGTCTTGAATCTTAGCCACAACAGGCTTTCTGAGCTCCCGGCTGCTATCGGAGA GCTGCCTCAGTTGAAGTTGTTGGATGTTTCATTCAATTTGATATCTAAAATACCAGAGGAAATTGGctcagcaacatcacttgttaA GCTTGATTGTTCAAACAATCAGCTCAAGGAACTTCCAAGCTCACTTGGCAGATGCTTAGAATTGTCCGACCTAAAG GGATCAAACAATCTTATTGCAAGCTTGCCAGAAGATTTAGCAAATTGTTCCAAATTGTCCAAGCTAGATATGGAG GGAAACAAGTTAACAGAGATATCTGaaaatctcttttcatcatggACCATGCTTACTGAATTCAATGCAT CAAAAAACTTGTTGAATGGCATACCAGACAGCATTGGAGGCCTTTCACGTCTAATTCGTCTTGATCTCCACCAGAACA GAATCTCATCAATCCCTTCATCAATCATGGGTTGTCATTCACTTGCCGAGATTTATTTGGG GAATAACAACCTTTCTACAGTACCTATGGAGATTGGAGCACTTTCTCATCTAGGGACTTTAGATCTTCACTCTAATCAG CTGAAGGAGTATCCAGTAGAGGCATGCAAATTGAATCTTCTTGTGTTAAATCTTTCAAACAATTCACTGAGTGGGTTACCCGCTGAAATTG GTAAGATGACCACCTTGAGGAAACTTTTGCTTACTGGAAATCCTTTGCGGACTCTCCGAAG CTCATTAGTCAATGGACCTACACAAGCATTACTCAAATATCTCCGAAGTAGACTTTCTGAAGCTGAAG ATTCTGGAGCAGTAATCACAGAAAAAGATGAAGTAATTGCAATGGCTACCCGGCTGTCTGTCACTTCAAAG GAATTTTCAATGGAAGGACTGGGGTTGAATTCAGTTCCACCAGAAGTATGGGAATCAGGGGAAGTCATGAAACTTGACCTTTCCAAAAACTCCATCCAGGAGTTGCCTGTTGAGCTTTCTTCTTGTGTATCCCTCCAG ACATTGATTTTATCTAAGAATCAAATTAAAGACTGGCCAGGTTCAATTCTTAAGTCACTTTCTAGTTTGTCATGTCTGAAGCTGGACAACAATCCTCTGAGGCAG atACCATCAGATGGTTTTGAAGCGGTGCCTATGCTTCAGATCCTGGATCTCAGTGGTAATGCAGCTTCATTAGTTGATGGACCTTCATTTTCTTGTTTGACACACCTTAAAGAGCTTTACATGAG GAGAATGCAGCTCGGTGAGTTCCCATCAGATATACTGAAGTTGCATCAACTACAGATCCTTGATTTGAAACAGAATTCCCTTCAGTCAATTCCTGtg GGGATAAAAGATCTCACTTCTCTCAAGGAGCTTGATTTATCTGATAACAACATCTCAGCCCTTCCACCTGAGTTG GGTTTGCTGGAGCCAAGCCTTCAAGCATTGAGACTTGATGGGAATCCACTCAGAAG CATTCGGAGGACTGTCTTGGATAAAGGAACTAAAGCTGTTCTGAATTATTTGAAGGACAAACTACCGgagcaataa
- the LOC112771752 gene encoding plant intracellular Ras-group-related LRR protein 6 isoform X1 has translation MDRVLRAARASGSLNLSNRNLRHVPDEVYRNLDGLGGDDKWWEAVELQKLILAHNSIESLKDDIRNLPCLAVLNLSHNRLSELPAAIGELPQLKLLDVSFNLISKIPEEIGSATSLVKLDCSNNQLKELPSSLGRCLELSDLKGSNNLIASLPEDLANCSKLSKLDMEGNKLTEISENLFSSWTMLTEFNASKNLLNGIPDSIGGLSRLIRLDLHQNRISSIPSSIMGCHSLAEIYLGNNNLSTVPMEIGALSHLGTLDLHSNQLKEYPVEACKLNLLVLNLSNNSLSGLPAEIGKMTTLRKLLLTGNPLRTLRSSLVNGPTQALLKYLRSRLSEAEDSGAVITEKDEVIAMATRLSVTSKEFSMEGLGLNSVPPEVWESGEVMKLDLSKNSIQELPVELSSCVSLQTLILSKNQIKDWPGSILKSLSSLSCLKLDNNPLRQIPSDGFEAVPMLQILDLSGNAASLVDGPSFSCLTHLKELYMRRMQLGEFPSDILKLHQLQILDLKQNSLQSIPVGIKDLTSLKELDLSDNNISALPPELGLLEPSLQALRLDGNPLRSIRRTVLDKGTKAVLNYLKDKLPEQ, from the exons ATGGATCGGGTTCTGAGGGCGGCGCGTGCCTCCGGTTCCCTCAACCTCTCAAATCGCAACCTCCG ACACGTTCCCGATGAGGTGTATCGCAATCTCGACGGCCTCGGCGGCGACGACAAGTGGTGGGAG GCTGTGGAGCTTCAGAAGCTGATTTTGGCTCACAATAGCATTGAGTCTTTGAAGGATGATATTCGCAACTTGCCTTGCCTTGCTGTCTTGAATCTTAGCCACAACAGGCTTTCTGAGCTCCCGGCTGCTATCGGAGA GCTGCCTCAGTTGAAGTTGTTGGATGTTTCATTCAATTTGATATCTAAAATACCAGAGGAAATTGGctcagcaacatcacttgttaA GCTTGATTGTTCAAACAATCAGCTCAAGGAACTTCCAAGCTCACTTGGCAGATGCTTAGAATTGTCCGACCTAAAG GGATCAAACAATCTTATTGCAAGCTTGCCAGAAGATTTAGCAAATTGTTCCAAATTGTCCAAGCTAGATATGGAG GGAAACAAGTTAACAGAGATATCTGaaaatctcttttcatcatggACCATGCTTACTGAATTCAATGCAT CAAAAAACTTGTTGAATGGCATACCAGACAGCATTGGAGGCCTTTCACGTCTAATTCGTCTTGATCTCCACCAGAACA GAATCTCATCAATCCCTTCATCAATCATGGGTTGTCATTCACTTGCCGAGATTTATTTGGG GAATAACAACCTTTCTACAGTACCTATGGAGATTGGAGCACTTTCTCATCTAGGGACTTTAGATCTTCACTCTAATCAG CTGAAGGAGTATCCAGTAGAGGCATGCAAATTGAATCTTCTTGTGTTAAATCTTTCAAACAATTCACTGAGTGGGTTACCCGCTGAAATTGGTAAG ATGACCACCTTGAGGAAACTTTTGCTTACTGGAAATCCTTTGCGGACTCTCCGAAG CTCATTAGTCAATGGACCTACACAAGCATTACTCAAATATCTCCGAAGTAGACTTTCTGAAGCTGAAG ATTCTGGAGCAGTAATCACAGAAAAAGATGAAGTAATTGCAATGGCTACCCGGCTGTCTGTCACTTCAAAG GAATTTTCAATGGAAGGACTGGGGTTGAATTCAGTTCCACCAGAAGTATGGGAATCAGGGGAAGTCATGAAACTTGACCTTTCCAAAAACTCCATCCAGGAGTTGCCTGTTGAGCTTTCTTCTTGTGTATCCCTCCAG ACATTGATTTTATCTAAGAATCAAATTAAAGACTGGCCAGGTTCAATTCTTAAGTCACTTTCTAGTTTGTCATGTCTGAAGCTGGACAACAATCCTCTGAGGCAG atACCATCAGATGGTTTTGAAGCGGTGCCTATGCTTCAGATCCTGGATCTCAGTGGTAATGCAGCTTCATTAGTTGATGGACCTTCATTTTCTTGTTTGACACACCTTAAAGAGCTTTACATGAG GAGAATGCAGCTCGGTGAGTTCCCATCAGATATACTGAAGTTGCATCAACTACAGATCCTTGATTTGAAACAGAATTCCCTTCAGTCAATTCCTGtg GGGATAAAAGATCTCACTTCTCTCAAGGAGCTTGATTTATCTGATAACAACATCTCAGCCCTTCCACCTGAGTTG GGTTTGCTGGAGCCAAGCCTTCAAGCATTGAGACTTGATGGGAATCCACTCAGAAG CATTCGGAGGACTGTCTTGGATAAAGGAACTAAAGCTGTTCTGAATTATTTGAAGGACAAACTACCGgagcaataa